Below is a window of Candidatus Omnitrophota bacterium DNA.
CCGTGGCTAAATTCCCGCCGGTAGCCCGGCCTGAACTGCGCGGGTAATGGGTGACAGGCAACTGAATGAAAGAATACCCGCTGTTTTTCAGGCGGTACAGGATCTCGAAATTTATCACGCCTCCTGAAGATAACAGGGGCAAGTTTTTTAATAAACCGGTTTTAAATAATTTAAAGCCGCAGTTTATATCTTTGATGAAAATACTCCGCAAAAAAAGATTCGCCAGCCGGTTCCCGGCAGCCCCGAGCAGCCGGCGGTAGCCGTTGTCATTTCTTCGCCTGCGCCAGCCAAGAAGGAAATCCCGGCCGTATCTTTTATCCCACATCTCTTTGAGGTCGCCTATGTCGAATTGGCCGTCGGAATCGAAGATAAGCAGCCATTTCTTAGTTGCCGTGCGTATTCCCCGGCGCAAGGCCCAGCCATAACCGTTATTCCGGCTGTTGTTTATAATTTTGATCCGGGGCTCCTTTTCAGCCAAGCCGCTGATGATCTCCGCGCTTTTATCTGTACTGCCGTCATTAATCGCGAGCACCTCTAAATCATCAGTTAGCCCCCCCAGAAAAGGCAGCATATCCCGAATTAAACGTTCTATGCCCGCGGCTTCATTATATATAGGGAGAACGAC
It encodes the following:
- a CDS encoding glycosyltransferase family 2 protein, with translation VVLPIYNEAAGIERLIRDMLPFLGGLTDDLEVLAINDGSTDKSAEIISGLAEKEPRIKIINNSRNNGYGWALRRGIRTATKKWLLIFDSDGQFDIGDLKEMWDKRYGRDFLLGWRRRRNDNGYRRLLGAAGNRLANLFLRSIFIKDINCGFKLFKTGLLKNLPLLSSGGVINFEILYRLKNSGYSFIQLPVTHYPRSSGRATGGNLATVIKILAEANRIIFKYAPV